The Sphaerospermopsis torques-reginae ITEP-024 genome has a window encoding:
- a CDS encoding GntR family transcriptional regulator gives MIQFRIQPDSEIPASSQLFNQIRFAIASGQYPPGYKLPSTRALAMQTGLHRNTISKVYRQLEDEGFVESLAGSGIYVRAQGHEGGGRLQSPILKQYPEAYKTVQKTLDELLNQGCSLNQARELFLAEVDWRLRCSARVLIVVPLQDLGAGELMVDELEESLEIPVQLVTTEELGAVLEQTTSATLVTSRYFIGEVEAIAAPKAVRVIPLDIHDYSKELNVVKGLPKSSCIGIVSLSPGILRATEVILHGLRGEELLVMTAQPKDAYKLNAIVKRCEIIFCTDPVSHSTTQAAMQTVSDDLIRPPKLIRCENYIGSQSINLLQRELGLM, from the coding sequence ATGATTCAATTCCGTATTCAGCCAGACAGCGAAATCCCCGCATCCAGTCAACTATTTAATCAAATTCGCTTTGCGATCGCCTCTGGTCAGTATCCACCCGGTTATAAATTACCCAGCACCAGGGCGTTAGCCATGCAAACTGGATTACATCGTAACACTATTAGTAAAGTTTACCGCCAGTTGGAAGACGAAGGATTTGTCGAAAGTCTAGCAGGTTCAGGAATTTATGTCCGCGCTCAAGGCCATGAGGGTGGTGGTAGGTTACAATCTCCCATTCTGAAACAATACCCCGAAGCATACAAAACAGTCCAAAAAACACTGGATGAATTACTTAATCAAGGTTGTTCCCTCAATCAAGCACGGGAGCTATTTTTAGCGGAAGTTGACTGGCGTTTGCGTTGTAGTGCCAGAGTTTTGATAGTAGTACCATTACAGGATCTTGGTGCTGGGGAATTAATGGTAGATGAATTAGAAGAATCCCTAGAAATTCCCGTCCAGTTGGTAACAACAGAAGAATTAGGCGCAGTCTTAGAACAAACCACATCGGCCACATTAGTCACCAGTCGTTATTTTATCGGCGAAGTAGAAGCGATCGCCGCACCCAAAGCCGTCCGCGTTATTCCCCTAGATATTCATGACTATAGTAAAGAACTCAATGTAGTCAAAGGTCTGCCTAAATCTAGTTGTATAGGTATAGTTAGTCTCAGTCCTGGTATTCTCAGAGCCACCGAAGTCATCCTGCATGGTTTACGGGGTGAAGAACTATTAGTTATGACTGCTCAACCCAAGGATGCTTATAAACTAAACGCCATAGTTAAACGCTGCGAAATCATATTTTGTACAGATCCAGTCAGTCACTCAACAACACAAGCAGCAATGCAAACAGTCTCAGATGATCTCATTCGTCCACCTAAACTCATTCGCTGTGAAAACTACATCGGTTCTCAATCAATTAATTTACTGCAAAGAGAACTCGGTTTAATGTGA
- a CDS encoding dienelactone hydrolase family protein yields MTEQTIDSTKVKLSQNDCQIDAYLAKPTSPGIYAGIVVLQEIFGINEHIRDVTERIAKLGYVAIAPALFQRQAPGFETGYTPEDIEIGRKYAWEQTTTSQLLSDIQAAINYLKTQPNVKKEGFGCIGFCFGGHVAYLAATLPDIQATASFYGAGITTRTPGGGNPTITRTPEISGTIYAFFGMDDASIPKEQVNEIAGALQKHNISHGVFRYDGSDHGFFCDRRGSYNPIAAADAWQQVQQLFANVLG; encoded by the coding sequence ATGACAGAGCAAACAATAGACTCTACAAAAGTTAAACTTTCTCAAAATGATTGTCAAATTGATGCTTATTTAGCAAAACCAACATCACCAGGTATTTACGCCGGAATTGTGGTTTTACAGGAAATTTTTGGAATTAATGAGCATATTCGGGACGTGACAGAACGTATTGCTAAACTGGGGTATGTGGCGATCGCACCTGCTCTTTTTCAACGCCAAGCACCGGGTTTTGAAACGGGTTATACTCCTGAAGACATAGAAATCGGTAGAAAATACGCCTGGGAACAAACCACAACTTCACAACTGTTGAGCGATATTCAAGCCGCTATTAATTATCTCAAAACTCAGCCCAATGTCAAAAAAGAGGGTTTTGGTTGTATTGGCTTTTGTTTTGGTGGTCATGTCGCCTATCTCGCTGCTACCCTCCCTGATATTCAAGCTACTGCTTCTTTTTATGGTGCTGGGATTACTACCCGTACCCCTGGAGGTGGCAACCCTACTATTACCCGCACTCCAGAAATTTCCGGGACTATTTACGCCTTCTTTGGTATGGATGATGCCAGTATACCCAAAGAACAGGTAAACGAAATTGCAGGAGCGTTACAAAAACACAACATTTCTCATGGCGTGTTTCGCTACGATGGATCTGATCACGGATTTTTCTGCGATCGCCGTGGTAGTTATAATCCTATAGCTGCGGCTGATGCTTGGCAACAAGTTCAACAACTTTTTGCCAATGTTCTAGGATGA
- a CDS encoding C-terminal helicase domain-containing protein, producing the protein MLKLLNNCGEWNFQQDQKFQTLQKLLTEIHPDEKILIFTQFADTARYLQECLGKARISQTALVTGKVNDPTSLVYRFSPQSNQQNITPEQEIRILIATDVLSEGQNLQDCRIIINYDLPWAIIRLIQRAGRVDRIGQKASEILCYSFLPAEGVEKLINLRTIRKL; encoded by the coding sequence TTGAAATTATTAAATAACTGTGGAGAATGGAATTTTCAACAAGATCAAAAATTTCAAACTTTGCAAAAGTTACTCACAGAAATTCATCCTGATGAGAAAATATTGATTTTTACTCAGTTTGCAGATACAGCGCGTTATTTACAGGAATGTTTAGGAAAAGCGCGTATTTCCCAAACTGCTTTAGTTACGGGTAAGGTAAATGATCCCACATCTTTAGTATATCGTTTTAGTCCCCAAAGTAATCAACAAAATATCACCCCTGAACAGGAAATTAGAATTTTAATTGCTACGGATGTATTAAGTGAAGGTCAAAATTTACAAGATTGTCGGATTATTATTAATTATGACTTACCTTGGGCAATTATTCGCTTAATTCAAAGAGCAGGAAGGGTTGATAGAATAGGCCAAAAAGCATCAGAAATTCTCTGTTATTCTTTTTTACCTGCGGAGGGTGTGGAAAAATTAATTAATTTACGGACAATTAGGAAGCTCTAA